The following proteins are encoded in a genomic region of Ornithinibacillus sp. 4-3:
- a CDS encoding peptidase yields MDVKERIYQWINENKDKNIERLRKMVNLDSTQGNEKDIQRLIVNYLEELEVKVDIWDLDGERLKENPYFYSNRETFENSPNVVGVLKGTGGGKSIILNGHVDVVPAGDIEQWNEPPYSGSIVDGKMYGRGVTDMKGGNIALLMVMEALQSLSIRLKGDVIFQSVVEEESGGAGTLDAILKGYQADVAIIPEPTDMKIFPKQQGSKWFRLIINGITAHGGTRYHGVSAIDKALVVNEYIRELEKIRNARITDPLYKNNPIPVPINIGRIEGGDWPSSVPDQVKLEGRIGIAPNEAIEEVENELEEWLEKLAEKDDWFKNHPVQVEWYGARWLPGEIDTEHPLMQSLVDNYKSIKGSKPEVSASPWGTDGGLLTKVANTPSLVFGPGITNLAHFPNEAIELESIFETAKIIAATVIDWCEVSNI; encoded by the coding sequence ATGGATGTCAAAGAGAGAATCTATCAATGGATTAATGAAAATAAAGATAAAAACATTGAACGATTAAGAAAAATGGTGAATTTGGATAGCACTCAAGGTAATGAAAAAGATATTCAGCGGCTTATAGTTAATTATTTAGAGGAATTAGAAGTAAAAGTTGATATCTGGGATTTAGATGGAGAAAGATTAAAAGAAAATCCGTATTTTTATTCAAATCGAGAAACATTTGAAAATAGTCCAAATGTGGTAGGGGTGTTAAAAGGAACTGGTGGTGGTAAATCTATTATTTTAAATGGACATGTAGATGTTGTTCCAGCCGGAGACATTGAACAATGGAATGAACCTCCTTATAGTGGAAGTATTGTGGATGGAAAAATGTATGGACGTGGAGTAACAGATATGAAAGGAGGTAATATTGCTCTGCTTATGGTGATGGAGGCGCTGCAAAGTTTATCAATCCGTTTAAAAGGAGATGTTATTTTTCAGAGTGTTGTTGAAGAGGAGAGTGGAGGTGCAGGGACGCTAGATGCTATTTTAAAAGGATATCAAGCAGATGTAGCCATCATTCCCGAACCAACTGATATGAAAATATTTCCTAAGCAGCAGGGTTCTAAATGGTTTCGGCTTATCATAAATGGGATAACTGCACATGGTGGTACGAGATATCATGGTGTTAGTGCAATAGATAAAGCGTTAGTTGTTAACGAGTATATCAGGGAACTAGAAAAGATTCGTAATGCACGTATTACTGATCCTTTATATAAAAACAACCCAATTCCTGTTCCTATTAATATTGGACGAATTGAAGGAGGAGATTGGCCATCATCTGTTCCTGACCAGGTAAAACTGGAAGGACGTATAGGTATTGCACCGAACGAGGCAATTGAAGAAGTAGAAAATGAATTAGAAGAATGGTTAGAAAAATTAGCAGAAAAAGATGACTGGTTTAAGAATCACCCTGTTCAAGTCGAATGGTATGGTGCGAGATGGTTACCAGGAGAAATTGATACAGAGCATCCCCTAATGCAATCATTGGTAGATAATTATAAGTCTATTAAAGGAAGTAAACCAGAAGTGAGCGCTTCCCCGTGGGGAACCGATGGAGGTTTATTAACGAAAGTTGCAAACACCCCTTCTTTAGTATTTGGTCCAGGAATAACTAATTTGGCACATTTTCCAAACGAAGCAATTGAATTAGAAAGCATATTTGAGACGGCAAAAATTATCGCAGCTACAGTTATTGATTGGTGTGAGGTTAGTAATATCTAA
- a CDS encoding CoA transferase subunit A encodes MMKVQSVDDAIKHIKSGSTLMYGGFGGIGNPPTIIQKILDNGTNNLTLIGNDTGFPNVGIGQLITAKRVKKLVASHIGSNPNAGKQMHDGTLEIEFSPQGTLVERIRAGGVGLGGVLVDIGVEGMVGEGKQKININGKNFLVETPLTADVAIVYAKKADTFGNLIFDKSARNTNPLVAMAGRITIAETKEIVPMGELDPEEIITPGAFVDIVVQSEGVNWKWAWE; translated from the coding sequence ATGATGAAAGTTCAAAGTGTTGATGATGCAATAAAGCATATAAAGAGCGGCTCTACTCTAATGTACGGTGGATTTGGTGGAATAGGAAATCCACCTACTATTATTCAAAAAATATTAGATAATGGTACGAACAATTTAACGTTAATTGGTAATGATACGGGATTTCCAAATGTTGGAATTGGACAGTTAATTACTGCGAAAAGGGTTAAGAAATTAGTTGCTTCCCATATTGGTTCTAATCCAAATGCTGGTAAACAGATGCATGATGGTACATTGGAGATAGAATTTTCTCCTCAAGGAACATTAGTTGAACGCATTCGAGCTGGCGGGGTTGGTCTTGGTGGTGTTTTAGTCGATATAGGTGTTGAAGGTATGGTTGGTGAGGGTAAACAAAAAATTAATATAAATGGGAAAAACTTTTTAGTTGAAACTCCGTTGACAGCAGATGTTGCCATTGTTTATGCCAAAAAAGCGGATACGTTTGGTAATTTAATTTTCGATAAAAGTGCTCGTAACACAAATCCATTAGTAGCAATGGCTGGTAGGATTACGATTGCAGAGACAAAAGAAATTGTTCCTATGGGTGAGTTAGACCCGGAAGAAATAATAACACCTGGTGCATTCGTTGATATTGTTGTGCAGAGTGAAGGAGTGAATTGGAAATGGGCGTGGGAATAA
- a CDS encoding aspartate aminotransferase family protein: protein MLKTYLIKPILDQNYPFITHGKGIYLYDDQGNEYIDGSSGAVTANIGHGVQDIIEAMQVQAQKVSFVYRSQFSTHIAEKLANKISQISPGDLNWSFFVNSGSEATETAMKIAIQYWQEEGRPKKNKIMSRWMSYHGITIGALSMSGHIGRRERFESLLEKYPSISAPYYYRECKDKTVEQCDDFYAAELEKEILRIGAENVAAFIAEPIVGAAGGVLIPSKKYFKKLKTVCEMYDILLIADEVMTGMGRTGKMFAMEHFDVVPDIMATGKGMGAGYTPIAATVVSDQIMNSILNGSKLIMSGHTYSANPQSAATALAVIDYIEKHDLVEKSAQNGKYLIGKMNELAGRSRIIGDVRGEGLFVGIEFVANKDTKSPFLKKYNVINRIIDECFSNLLLIYPANAGVDGINGDAIIIAPPLTITKQEIDELVDRFSKSLEKVENSLLKEHIR from the coding sequence ATGTTAAAAACATATTTAATTAAACCGATTCTAGATCAAAATTATCCTTTTATTACACATGGAAAAGGAATTTATTTATATGATGATCAAGGTAATGAATACATAGACGGTTCTTCAGGAGCAGTAACAGCAAATATCGGTCACGGTGTACAAGATATTATCGAAGCAATGCAAGTACAAGCGCAAAAAGTATCTTTCGTATATCGATCTCAATTTTCTACCCATATTGCTGAGAAGTTAGCTAATAAAATAAGTCAGATATCACCTGGAGATTTAAATTGGTCTTTTTTTGTCAATAGCGGGTCGGAAGCAACAGAAACTGCTATGAAAATTGCAATTCAATATTGGCAAGAAGAAGGTAGACCAAAGAAAAATAAAATTATGTCTCGTTGGATGAGTTATCACGGAATTACAATAGGAGCTTTATCAATGTCTGGACATATCGGTCGTAGAGAGCGTTTTGAATCTTTATTAGAAAAATATCCCTCCATATCCGCACCATATTATTATCGAGAGTGCAAAGATAAAACAGTTGAACAATGTGACGATTTCTATGCGGCAGAATTAGAAAAGGAAATACTACGAATAGGTGCTGAAAATGTGGCTGCGTTCATTGCAGAACCAATAGTTGGTGCCGCTGGCGGGGTATTAATCCCTTCAAAAAAGTATTTTAAAAAATTGAAAACTGTTTGTGAAATGTATGATATCCTGTTGATCGCTGACGAAGTTATGACTGGCATGGGTCGTACTGGAAAAATGTTTGCAATGGAACATTTTGATGTGGTGCCAGATATAATGGCGACTGGAAAAGGAATGGGAGCTGGCTATACTCCTATTGCTGCTACGGTTGTTAGTGATCAAATAATGAATTCGATTTTAAATGGTTCAAAGCTAATCATGAGTGGCCATACATATAGTGCAAATCCTCAGTCAGCTGCAACAGCATTGGCGGTAATTGATTATATAGAAAAGCATGACCTTGTTGAAAAATCAGCTCAAAATGGAAAATATTTAATAGGAAAAATGAATGAATTAGCAGGAAGAAGCCGGATCATTGGAGATGTCCGAGGTGAAGGTTTATTTGTTGGAATTGAATTTGTTGCAAATAAGGATACAAAATCTCCATTTTTAAAAAAATATAATGTTATTAATCGAATAATAGATGAATGTTTTTCTAATTTATTACTTATCTATCCAGCAAATGCTGGAGTAGATGGAATAAATGGAGATGCGATTATTATTGCTCCTCCACTGACAATTACAAAACAAGAAATTGATGAGTTAGTAGATAGATTCTCAAAAAGTCTAGAAAAAGTAGAAAATTCATTATTAAAGGAGCATATTAGATGA
- a CDS encoding acetyl-CoA C-acyltransferase, which yields MHEVVVVSGVRTAVGAFGKSLKGLEAKELGRQVLEGLMNQSSFSKSGVEEIIFGHGYVHGGGLNSARISSQLAGFPEKIPAYVVIKACGSSLKAITNATASIQTGQHEVVIAGGTESMSNVPYLVKNRWGKKFGNIEMEDALLADGLTCSLGEEHMGVTAERLAEKYNISREEQDSFSYMSHMKAIKAMKAHKFDDEIIPIEVKTKKGMTYYTKDESVINPPDKKKLAQLKPVFIQNGNVTAGNACPMNDGAAALLMMSKKRAESEGLHPLVKVKGYASAGVSHRIMGIGPVPAMKKALDKANLTIEDIGLIELNEAFAAQALAVIKESGLDEEKVNVNGGAIALGHPVGATGAKLSVTLIHEMLRTNTKYGLVTMCMAGGMGIAVIYENMTLK from the coding sequence ATGCATGAAGTGGTTGTAGTGTCAGGTGTTCGAACTGCGGTAGGGGCTTTTGGTAAGTCGTTGAAAGGACTAGAAGCAAAAGAGTTAGGAAGACAGGTTTTAGAAGGTTTGATGAATCAGAGTTCTTTTTCAAAGAGTGGTGTAGAAGAGATTATTTTTGGCCATGGGTATGTACATGGAGGTGGTTTAAATTCAGCAAGAATATCTTCGCAACTCGCTGGTTTTCCTGAGAAAATTCCCGCTTATGTTGTTATTAAAGCGTGTGGTTCAAGTTTAAAAGCCATCACGAATGCTACTGCTTCTATTCAAACTGGCCAACATGAGGTGGTTATTGCTGGTGGAACAGAGAGTATGAGTAATGTTCCCTATTTGGTTAAAAATCGTTGGGGGAAAAAATTTGGAAATATTGAAATGGAAGATGCACTACTGGCTGATGGATTGACATGTTCCTTAGGTGAAGAGCATATGGGAGTCACTGCTGAAAGATTAGCTGAGAAATATAATATTTCTCGAGAAGAGCAAGATAGTTTTTCTTACATGAGTCATATGAAAGCCATTAAAGCAATGAAAGCTCATAAGTTTGATGATGAAATTATTCCTATAGAGGTAAAAACAAAAAAAGGAATGACTTATTATACCAAAGACGAGAGCGTAATCAATCCACCCGACAAAAAAAAGCTCGCACAATTAAAACCGGTTTTTATACAAAATGGCAATGTAACAGCAGGAAATGCGTGTCCAATGAATGATGGAGCAGCAGCCTTATTAATGATGTCAAAAAAGAGAGCAGAAAGCGAAGGCTTACATCCACTTGTAAAAGTGAAGGGATATGCAAGCGCAGGTGTTAGTCACAGGATAATGGGAATTGGCCCTGTACCTGCAATGAAAAAAGCATTAGATAAAGCTAATCTTACTATAGAGGATATAGGATTAATCGAATTAAATGAAGCCTTTGCAGCCCAAGCACTTGCAGTTATAAAAGAGTCAGGCTTAGATGAAGAAAAAGTAAATGTAAATGGAGGAGCAATTGCACTTGGTCATCCAGTGGGAGCTACTGGAGCAAAACTATCTGTAACATTAATACATGAGATGCTTCGCACAAACACTAAATACGGTTTAGTTACAATGTGTATGGCTGGTGGAATGGGAATTGCAGTGATTTATGAAAATATGACTTTGAAATAA
- a CDS encoding 3-oxoacid CoA-transferase subunit B, which produces MGVGISRRDMIAKRAAKEIKNGMIVNLGIGMPTLVANYIPENVDVMFHAENGVLGTGSNPIKGQEDETLCNAGGIPTSIIPGASYFDSSYAFGIIRRGLIDIAILGAFEVNQYGDLANWIIPKKIVSGMGGAIELAQKAKKVIVLMDHIDKKGNPKIVSECSLPLTAGQCVDLIITDMAVIEVLPKGLHLIEITEEYTVGEVIAATDAPLTISKELQGGE; this is translated from the coding sequence ATGGGCGTGGGAATAAGTAGACGAGACATGATTGCTAAACGAGCAGCGAAAGAAATAAAAAATGGAATGATTGTGAATTTAGGAATTGGAATGCCAACGTTAGTTGCTAATTATATTCCTGAGAATGTGGACGTAATGTTTCATGCTGAAAATGGGGTTTTAGGAACTGGCTCTAATCCAATAAAAGGACAAGAAGATGAAACACTATGTAATGCTGGAGGAATACCAACATCAATTATTCCTGGAGCTTCTTATTTTGATAGTTCATATGCATTTGGAATTATTCGACGTGGTTTAATTGATATAGCTATTTTAGGGGCGTTTGAAGTTAATCAGTATGGTGATTTAGCAAATTGGATTATCCCTAAAAAAATTGTTTCGGGAATGGGTGGTGCAATAGAGTTAGCTCAAAAAGCAAAAAAAGTAATCGTATTAATGGATCATATAGACAAAAAAGGTAATCCAAAGATTGTATCTGAATGTTCATTGCCGCTAACTGCGGGGCAATGTGTTGATTTAATTATAACTGATATGGCTGTTATTGAGGTTTTACCAAAAGGATTACATCTCATTGAGATTACGGAAGAGTATACGGTAGGAGAAGTTATAGCAGCAACAGATGCACCGCTTACCATTTCTAAAGAACTTCAAGGGGGTGAATAA